From Ananas comosus cultivar F153 linkage group 8, ASM154086v1, whole genome shotgun sequence, one genomic window encodes:
- the LOC109714168 gene encoding uncharacterized protein LOC109714168, with protein sequence METPSSTRRVTRSQTSASTAASSQKSKQQEDLHSRPRKNGGGANADRAPLLDITNDSPIVGLAAVEKTPSSSSSSLKSRVRVRRTPGSGEAILRGQVKTLLQKVEEEGDFAYKPSSILQIPRFPTLAGISRSPAQLLAPTPANTPQIASVSTFKEEGPTVTISQQVVSSRNQEEPQECVLNRALLFDSPSKSGASEGSAISSSLTFQGSESSGGCAEKLSTDDDSSSLWSIQANASAHEEDYEGEADELFEGYGEEEDEAYFDENEDGEGEDPCADLCEGMRKMSVADEAVGLPEFKGKHTRFVYNSDDEIEGEEEAVKAEEMAAAVSPGVLFLKGLPAPEGKHLRFHEEDDES encoded by the exons ATGGAGACCCCATCATCCACGAGAAGAGTTACGAGATCGCAAacctccgcctccaccgccgcctcctccc AAAAGAGCAAGCAACAAGAAGATCTCCACTCGAGACCGAGAAAGAACGGCGGCGGCGCCAATGCCGACAGGGCCCCGCTCCTCGACATCACGAACGATTCCCCCATCGTCGGTCTCGCGGCGGTGGAGAAGACCCCCtcgtcttcttcgtcttctctcAAGAGCCGGGTTCGGGTGAGGCGGACCCCCGGTTCGGGCGAGGCCATTCTCAGGGGCCAGGTGAAGACATTGTTACagaaggtggaggaggaagGTGATTTTGCGTATAAGCCCTCTTCCATCCTTCAAATCCCACGCTTCCCCACCCTCGCGGGAATCTCGAGGTCCCCGGCCCAGCTCCTCGCTCCGACTCCCGCCAATACCCCGCAGATTGCGAGCGTTTCGACCTTCAAGGAAGAAGGTCCAACGGTAACAATCTCTCAGCAG GTTGTTTCGTCTCGGAATCAAGAGGAGCCTCAAGAATGCGTCCTCAACCGCGCGTTGCTGTTCGACTCGCCGAGCAAATCTGGAGCCTCCGAGGGCTCGGCAATCTCTTCGTCGCTAACTTTCCAAGGAAGTGAAAGCAGCGGCGGCTGCGCAGAGAAGTTGTCGACGGATGACGACAGCTCTTCTCTGTGGTCAATTCAGGCGAATGCGAGCGCCCATGAAGAGGATTATGAGGGCGAAGCGGATGAGCTATTTGAAGGGTacggagaagaagaggatgaggCCTATTTTGATGAAAATGAAGATGGAGAAGGTGAAGATCCTTGTGCCGATCTTTGCGAGGGTATGAGGAAGATGTCAGTGGCGGACGAGGCGGTGGGATTGCCGGAGTTCAAAGGGAAGCACACGCGGTTCGTGTACAACAGCGATGATGAGATTGAAGGAGAGGAGGAAGCTGTGAAGGCTGAGGAGATGGCGGCGGCGGTCTCGCCCGGGGTTTTATTTCTGAAGGGATTGCCGGCGCCAGAAGGGAAGCATCTGCGCTTCCACGAGGAAGATGATGAATCTTGA
- the LOC109714698 gene encoding egg cell-secreted protein 1.4-like, translating into MPAPTSSEARPVGPIGLSARLQSNGMKQCWDSLVELQSCTGEVILFFLNGETYLGPSCCRAIRVIEHHCWATDVLLASLGFTAQEGDILRGYCDPTNDSFDPSTPTPTPTSPPASPSISPGPASH; encoded by the coding sequence ATGCCCGCTCCGACGTCGTCGGAGGCTCGGCCCGTCGGCCCGATCGGCCTTTCGGCCCGCCTACAGTCGAACGGCATGAAGCAGTGCTGGGACTCGCTGGTGGAGCTCCAGTCGTGCACAGGGGAGGtgatcctcttcttcctcaacGGCGAAACGTACCTGGGCCCGAGCTGCTGCCGGGCCATTCGCGTCATCGAGCATCACTGCTGGGCCACCGACGTTTTGCTGGCGTCCCTTGGCTTCACGGCTCAAGAAGGAGACATACTGCGCGGCTACTGCGATCCAACAAACGATTCCTTCGACCcgtcgacgccgacgccgacgccgacgtcgccgccggCCTCGCCGTCTATCTCTCCAGGGCCAGCATCCCACTAG
- the LOC109714169 gene encoding probable xyloglucan endotransglucosylase/hydrolase protein 30, whose protein sequence is MANRLLFAAIIASAAVAVVALEGSTISFDEGFSQLFGDGNLIRYPDGRSVRLKLNRYSGSGFISSDYYQHGFFSASIKLPSDHTAGVVVAFYLSNGDVFEKTHDELDFEFLGNLRGKEWRVQTNVYGNGSTSRGREERYLLPFDPTEEAHRYSILWTANYIIFYIDDIPIREVVRTEAMGDDYPSKPMSVYATIWDGSAWATEGGKHKINYKYSPFTAEFSDLILRGCRVGDIQQPPSAEDCAESEVEILTADYAAMDPKKRAAMRRFREHYMTYTICYDTVRYSSTFPECDNSPSEKERFWDWGESKYVTPRRRSKRRSSRSSSRGPVEA, encoded by the exons ATGGCGAATCGCCTCTTATTCGCGGCGATCATCGCCtccgcggcggtggcggtggtcgCGTTGGAGGGGTCGACGATCTCCTTCGACGAGGGATTCTCCCAGCTGTTCGGCGACGGGAACCTAATCCGATACCCTGATGGGAGGAGCGTTCGCCTCAAGCTCAATCGCTACTCCG GGTCGGGATTCATCTCCTCCGATTACTACCAACACGGCTTCTTCAGCGCCTCGATCAAGCTCCCCTCCGATCACACCGCCGGGGTCGTCGTCGCCTTCTAC CTATCGAATGGCGATGTTTTCGAGAAGACGCACGACGAGTTAGATTTCGAGTTTTTGGGCAACCTGAGAGGGAAGGAGTGGAGAGTGCAAACCAATGTGTATGGCAATGGGAGCACCAGCCGCGGCCGCGAGGAGCGGTACCTCCTCCCGTTCGATCCCACGGAGGAGGCTCATCGCTACTCCATCCTGTGGACCGCGAATTACATCAT ATTCTACATCGATGACATTCCGATAAGAGAAGTGGTCCGAACGGAGGCAATGGGCGACGACTACCCGTCGAAGCCGATGTCGGTGTACGCCACCATCTGGGACGGATCGGCGTGGGCTACCGAGGGCGGCAAGCACAAGATCAACTACAAGTACTCCCCCTTCACGGCCGAATTCTCCGACCTCATCCTTCGCGGGTGCCGCGTCGGCGACATTCAACAACCGCCGTCGGCCGAGGACTGCGCGGAGTCCGAGGTGGAGATCCTAACGGCCGACTACGCCGCAATGGACCCCAAAAAACGCGCCGCCATGCGCCGGTTCAGGGAGCACTATATGACCTACACCATCTGCTACGACACGGTTCGGTATTCGTCCACTTTCCCCGAGTGCGATAACTCGCCGTCGGAGAAGGAGAGGTTTTGGGATTGGGGGGAGTCCAAGTACGTGACCCCGCGCCGCCGGTCGAAACGCCGGTCGAGCCGGAGCTCGTCCCGGGGCCCAGTGGAAGCCTAA